In a single window of the Amycolatopsis sp. cg5 genome:
- a CDS encoding GntR family transcriptional regulator has product MQAPSGPFRDGIPEHGRIPRYYAVKVELLEMTAELGEGTALPTERELCERFDVSRATVRQAVSELVLEGKLRRRQGSGTFVAGPKLVQPLALVSYTEGLRRQGIEPGRTLITLERHPASPALAAELQVEPDAEVVHIERVLLADSERVGLESTFLLADRFPTLMDVFDPEQSLYACLRDRLGVVFDGAEERVETVLATPREALLIGTNPALPMLLMHRVSWGPDGKPFERVRSLFRGDRLSFMTRLGRID; this is encoded by the coding sequence ATGCAAGCGCCCAGTGGACCGTTCCGGGACGGCATTCCGGAGCACGGCCGGATCCCGCGTTATTACGCGGTGAAGGTCGAACTGCTCGAAATGACCGCCGAACTCGGCGAGGGCACCGCGTTGCCGACGGAGCGGGAATTGTGCGAGCGCTTCGACGTGTCACGCGCGACGGTCCGCCAGGCGGTCAGCGAGCTGGTGCTGGAGGGCAAACTCCGCCGACGCCAGGGCAGCGGCACCTTCGTCGCCGGGCCGAAGCTGGTCCAGCCGCTCGCGCTCGTCAGCTACACCGAGGGCCTGCGCCGCCAGGGCATCGAGCCCGGCCGCACCCTGATCACGCTCGAACGCCACCCCGCGAGCCCGGCGCTCGCCGCCGAACTCCAGGTCGAACCCGACGCCGAGGTCGTCCACATCGAGCGCGTCCTGCTCGCCGATTCCGAGCGCGTCGGCCTTGAGTCCACCTTCCTGCTGGCGGACCGCTTCCCGACCCTCATGGACGTCTTCGACCCCGAGCAGTCGCTCTACGCCTGCCTGCGCGACCGGCTCGGCGTCGTCTTCGACGGGGCGGAGGAGCGCGTCGAGACCGTGCTCGCGACCCCGCGCGAGGCGCTGCTCATCGGCACGAACCCGGCGCTGCCGATGCTGCTCATGCACCGCGTCTCCTGGGGCCCGGACGGCAAGCCGTTCGAACGTGTCCGCTCGCTCTTCCGTGGCGACCGCCTCTCCTTCATGACTCGCCTCGGCCGCATCGACTGA
- a CDS encoding APC family permease: MPSPSLSRRLGTRDAVIIGLGSMMTAGVFAAFAPAAQAAGSGLLIGLVLAAFVAYCNATSSARLAALYPASGGTYVYGRERLGEFWGYLAGWGFIVGKTASCAAMALTVATYSGFRWPKVFAAGAVLALTAVNYRGVQRSAQATRIIVACTLTVLTLSVVAMSSGSFVTVHPFGDFRFGGVLESAGLLFFAFAGYARIATLGEEVKDPAKTIPRAIPIALGIAFAVYAVLAVVLLSALGPDRLAAAPDPIAAAVAGTWLTPVVRVGACVAALGSLLALILGVSRTTLAMARDGHLPQSLSSVHPRFGVPHRAEVAVGVTVAVLVSIVDLRGAIGFSSFAVLVYYAIANASALTLRTRRLVPAAGLLGCLVVAFSLPLASVLFGCAVFAIGAGIWVIRRPARDKRP, from the coding sequence ATGCCCTCCCCCAGCCTGTCCAGGCGCCTCGGCACGCGCGACGCGGTCATCATCGGGCTGGGTTCGATGATGACCGCCGGCGTGTTCGCGGCCTTCGCTCCCGCAGCCCAGGCCGCGGGTTCGGGCCTGCTGATCGGACTCGTGCTCGCCGCTTTCGTCGCGTACTGCAACGCGACCTCGTCCGCACGGCTGGCCGCGCTGTACCCGGCCTCGGGCGGAACCTACGTGTACGGCAGGGAAAGGCTGGGCGAATTCTGGGGTTACCTGGCGGGGTGGGGGTTCATCGTCGGGAAGACCGCCAGTTGCGCGGCGATGGCGCTGACCGTGGCGACCTACTCGGGCTTCCGCTGGCCGAAGGTCTTCGCGGCCGGGGCGGTGCTGGCGTTGACCGCGGTCAATTATCGTGGCGTGCAACGGTCGGCGCAGGCGACGCGAATCATTGTCGCCTGCACACTCACCGTACTGACGCTTTCCGTCGTCGCGATGTCTTCCGGATCATTCGTAACGGTGCATCCGTTCGGCGATTTTCGATTCGGCGGAGTACTCGAATCGGCGGGATTGTTGTTCTTCGCGTTCGCGGGATATGCGCGAATCGCCACGCTCGGCGAAGAGGTCAAGGATCCCGCGAAGACGATCCCACGCGCGATTCCGATCGCCTTGGGTATCGCATTCGCCGTATACGCCGTGCTGGCCGTCGTTTTGTTGTCCGCACTCGGGCCGGACCGGCTCGCCGCCGCGCCGGACCCGATCGCGGCCGCGGTGGCCGGCACCTGGCTCACCCCGGTCGTCCGGGTGGGAGCGTGCGTCGCCGCGCTGGGATCCTTGCTGGCTTTGATACTCGGGGTGTCACGCACGACGCTGGCGATGGCACGGGACGGACACCTGCCCCAGTCCCTCTCCTCGGTACATCCCCGATTCGGCGTGCCACACCGGGCCGAGGTCGCGGTCGGCGTGACCGTCGCGGTGCTCGTGTCGATCGTGGACCTTCGCGGCGCGATCGGCTTCTCGTCCTTCGCGGTACTGGTTTATTACGCGATCGCGAACGCGAGCGCGCTGACGCTGCGCACACGACGGCTCGTTCCGGCGGCCGGCCTGCTCGGCTGCCTGGTCGTCGCGTTCAGTCTTCCGCTCGCTTCAGTCCTTTTTGGTTGCGCTGTGTTCGCGATCGGGGCTGGCATTTGGGTCATCCGGCGGCCCGCCCGCGACAAGCGGCCATAA
- a CDS encoding trypsin-like serine protease has product MSNRKWFTLLKNTAIAVTAAATIFGLASPALASPVSEPPQTNVVGGTRAAQGEFPWMVRLSMGCGAALYSRQIVVTAAHCVSRTGANTSITATFGVVDLQSSAAVKIKSTYVHRSPTYDTSTGGDWALIKLASPAPASIPLLPLAETKAFDNGTFDIIGWGAASEGGAQQRYLLKAKVNFVTDATCKAAGGSYSGLIANAEICAGNIPNGGIDTCQGDSGGPMFRKDNAGAWVQVGIVSWGEGCARKGKPGVYTEVSTFASAIKAAAAKL; this is encoded by the coding sequence TTGAGCAATAGGAAATGGTTCACCCTGCTCAAAAACACGGCCATCGCGGTCACCGCCGCCGCTACCATCTTCGGCCTTGCTTCCCCGGCTCTCGCATCCCCCGTTTCCGAACCCCCGCAGACGAATGTCGTCGGCGGAACCCGGGCCGCCCAGGGTGAATTCCCGTGGATGGTCCGGCTTTCGATGGGCTGCGGCGCCGCGCTGTACTCACGGCAGATCGTCGTGACTGCGGCGCACTGCGTGTCCCGCACCGGCGCCAACACCTCGATCACCGCCACCTTCGGCGTGGTCGACCTGCAGAGCAGCGCGGCGGTGAAGATCAAGTCCACCTACGTGCACCGGTCACCGACGTACGACACGTCGACCGGTGGCGACTGGGCGCTGATCAAGCTGGCCAGCCCGGCGCCCGCGTCGATCCCGTTGCTCCCGCTCGCCGAGACGAAGGCGTTCGACAACGGCACCTTCGACATCATCGGCTGGGGCGCGGCCAGTGAAGGCGGCGCGCAGCAGCGGTACCTGCTGAAGGCGAAGGTCAACTTCGTCACGGACGCCACCTGCAAGGCGGCCGGTGGCTCGTACAGCGGCCTGATCGCCAACGCGGAGATCTGCGCGGGCAACATCCCCAACGGTGGCATCGACACCTGCCAGGGTGACTCGGGCGGCCCGATGTTCCGCAAGGACAACGCGGGAGCGTGGGTCCAGGTCGGCATCGTCAGCTGGGGCGAGGGTTGCGCCCGCAAGGGCAAGCCCGGCGTCTACACCGAGGTGAGCACCTTCGCGTCCGCCATCAAGGCAGCCGCGGCGAAGCTCTAG